In Calliopsis andreniformis isolate RMS-2024a chromosome 9, iyCalAndr_principal, whole genome shotgun sequence, the genomic window CGATTTTGTGATGACGTGTATGAGGGTGAGGTAGAATGAGAAAGTAGTTCCAAGAAATAAACAAGATATGAAATTGTGATGAGAATGAATTGTCATCAAATGAACTGAATAGAAACAAAATTcttatattattaaatacttATTAAATAAGTATTAAATAACATTTACTATCATCTACAGTTTTGTTTCTATTTACTCTACTTTACGGTACCTGCTTTAAAATTATCGTCAAATTCTTGTTCAACGTGTATAGGAGAACTGAAAATGGAGAAatgattaaatttaatttaattcaatTCGCATTGGTCGATTTTTAGCATTAAAGCATGAGTCAAAAGGATCAAGAGAAAAGTATGGATAAGAAGGAAATTGTGGAGGAGGAGAGGGAGAAGATGCTGAACGCTGAGAATACGAAGCACACCGTATCATCGACCGCACCAGACTCGGAATCCGAGGAACAGAAGCCTAAGAAGAAAATACCAATCGGTGGTATTAAGATGCCCGGCTTTTGTCGTACAAAGAGCAAGGAACCCTGCAAAGTAATTCTCAATAATTTTCTTATTCGTTTACGGTCAACGATCCCCGATTTCGAAGCAGTTGTGGTAGAAAGCATGAAAGAACGATCTGGTTTACGAAAAGAATTCATTTGTCCTATATAAATTCAGATGAATAATAaagtataaaaaattaataaatcaaaAGGAGACAAATTTGAAGAAcatattttaagaaatattgTTTTTGGAGAAAAACGGCACTAACAatttgtttaataaaatatatctaATTGCAATTGAAATTTTAAGATCAATTTTGAAATGACGTTGAATTTTTTGAATACGAAATtttgtatgaaaatattttagatttatttttggaaaaagaatttgtttcatattttctcttttcttttctgGATTGTATCATTTATAATACGAGAGTTTGatatatatgaaaatattttatatatgagAAAATAGTTAGACTTCAATTTGGAAATAATGAATCTAAAATTTAGTCCAATGTATACTACACGTATAATTTTTATAGCAACAtttcttttaaaaaaaattgtacttatatttcattAATGTTTTAAAAGTCTAAAGTAGTATGTTTTTTTAGAGAAAAGTACTAAatagaaagaaaaatatatttcattatttaattataaaaaattgcGTGATCCAATTAAGTTTTCATAATTTTCTAAATCCAgcaaatattttttgtatttagtTTTTTAGTTCGTTTGCCCCAAAATTCAGCATACCTTATATGTTATGAATACATGTAAAGATGAGTAAATTTTAAGTGTTCAGGTGTATGTATTATCAGTCACGCAATCACAATTTTCAACATTGTACAGACCTGTATCTCAATGGATCACAATGCGGCAGGTTTAATTATTTTGAAGCATTATATTCGTATGGTTAATCAGAGACGGATGTAAATGAACAGAAGAGCGGTTTCCAAGCATTAAGTGCTGTTTCCTTCTGGTCGATTAACATCTGTTTACGACTAGAGGCGACTCCTGCTCAAAGAGCACCAGTTCCTGAAGTTACAAAAGCGTGTTCATGAGGGGTGCCCATAGCCCCGTAACGATTTTTTTTTTCCTGACATTAAACCAATGGGTGACGTCAGCCGAATCGTACACCTGGCATTATCGATCACGTGTCCTTTAAATAATGATAACATTATTGTAATGATGCTGACGATGATAGTGCTTCAAATATCGATTACAGCGCATGCAAAAAATAAGTCTTACTCTTTTTGGTAGTAAACTATTGTGTAGGTGTACGAAGAATTCGGATATTATTATCAGTTCTTTTTTTCCCATATTTTTAGGAGGATGATAATAAGCCCACGGAGTCGGGAGATAGTGAATTAACAGAAAAAAATGTTAAGGAAAACGAACAAAACGTGTCCTCAGAGAAGACAAACATGTCTAACAAGGATACAAAAGAAAAGGAAGGACGAAAGGGAATCTTCGATGCCATAAAATTGCCATTAGTTTCTGTTTTTCCCAGAAAGAAAAATAAGGTGATGATACTGTCATACAGttttatttttgattttctAAATTACCATTGATTATGCATATTCCAGTAAAAcactgaaaatataaatgaacaaTTCTATAGATCGACAATAAATTAATTTGCCGAACGAATTATCACTAAACATTTAAGATGTACTTAAAAACACTCAAGCCACATATAATGTATACAATCCTGTTTCGAAGCATTCGAATTAGAGGTGTACTTAACAATTTGAAATGTGACGTAAAATATAAACCGTTAacacatttttaaatatatttgtaaTATGCTGTCAATGGTATAATATGAATTTTTTAATCTATTGTTATGTAGAGAAATGTTTACAGAATGAATTGTcattagtaaaaaaaaaaattatattcctTTTAGGAAGCTGAAGTAGAATTGGGAACAACTGGAGCTGCTGGATTAGCTAGCGTCGAAACGCTTGATGATGGTGCAAGTGAAAAAAATCCTATTGGCAATGAGGATGGCATGGAAACTGTTCGACTCGATGTAGATGCTGCGGATGATATCGAGTCTCctaaacaacattttctatTCAATTGCACGTCTACTGCAACTAGGAATTTGCTTGTAATAAGTAAgtagatttatttttatttgtatgTATTTTTATATAGGGTGTACCATTTCAAGTCTCGCACCCAATTATCTCCCAAACTATAGAATTtcgaaaaatgtttaaaataaaaCTTACTGTTTCGCGGGAGGCATCTTATTGTGATCACTAatatacttatataatattttatttaagtaaACTACTAATACtatgtaatattttatttgagTAAACATGTAATCCATTCCGAGACAAATTCATTGATTTATACTTTAATCTTCCAAAGTCGTTCAAGATCTTTCAGTGCCGTTCAAAACcatgtatttaaaataaaaatactttttCCAAGAAGTCGgtgtttttaaaaaatgttattgCAACTATCAAAATGTAATAAGATTATTAGAAacctttttaaaaaattttatttcaccgcaaatatatagaaatttaatttaatccTTATAATGTTTCACGATAGTAGTGACGCTATGCGTTTTAATATCTGTCATCATCTGCGTCGTCTGCTTCGGTCCAAGAAGAGGTACCACAGAACCAGTGAAGGATGGAAACTACGTCAAAGCTATCACCTCGTGTGGTCTTGTCCAAGGGGTAGCAGAAGACGGTGCATTCGCGTTTCGTGGAATTCCTTATGCAGTCCCACCGCTGGAAAATCGTCGTTGGCAAACAGCAGAACCTCTACGACGAATCGAACACTGCTGGACTAATACTTACTTAGCGCACAACTCTTCAGATGTCTGTTGGCAACGAGATTCTTCAGGTGGCGTAATTGGAAGCGAAGATTGTTTATATCTAGATGTTTTCACACCTGAAGTCAGATACGATTCACCGTTACCGGTAGTCGTTATGATCGGTGCGGAAACCCTCAGCGGTGGTTCTCCAGGTGTAATGCAGCCCTCTGCGAAACTGGCACGTGTTCGTGATATGGTCTTTGTTAGACCAAATTTCAGGTCAATATAAAATATTCCACACCTTTCTTATTAACTCTGACGATTCTTTCTTCATGTAAAATACGAGGATATTAGAAAAAGAAACagcaaattaaatattttcaaatgtaAGTATAGGAAGCCCCGTAACATGTATCCAATATTTCAGCAGCTAATTGAGTACTTAAAAGCagtgaaaaaagttcatataaatGTGTATCCTGCTTGACCTTGTTCATGAGATATGTGGGGATACTTGAAATCTATACTGTACACCCTATATTACGTATAGGTATAAGGTTTCAATAACTTCGGGGAACATTAAGAGGCATTGGAAGACTACTCATGGCGATGACAAGAAGTTTCCAGGCATGCATTGAAATGGAAGGTAGTGATTGTGATTCTGAGCATCTTCTATGGAGGTAATCAGATACGAAATAACAAACATAAAACATGCTATATCTCGTGAACAAGGTCAAACAGTATTTATATCTAATGAATTTTTTTCCTTCTTTTAAGTGCTGAATAAGTCTAAAGTATTGTCTATATTTtacaaaataccatataaaattcaatagagATATAACTGATATATCATGTTTTTTCTACATTTACTACTGTTACCCTCCTTTCCCAATACACTTCTCAAATCGTTGCATCGATTTTGGTTATATTTTCAACGAGGAATGCATCACTTCGACCTCGTTATTTGAAGCGTTGTTCATCGCGAATTGATGTTCCTACATTTTTAAACATATCTACCAACTCATACACTCTTTTTTTGCCAATTCTTTTATAAATTTAGCATTCGTAATAAACGTAGCATTCTTTTATAAATTTCACAAGGCTTCACATCAAATTTACACAAGAAATCTAATGATTGTTCGTTGCTCCTTTACAGTCAAACAACCAAGAACACCGTTTATTTGTATGTTATTTTTCTGATTAAACACACTATGCCATTTATTGAATAGTATGAAAGCCTTTTCTAAGAATGTATTTTCCCCGcatggaaatttaaaaaataaattttttggagtatttattttgtggtatATTGTCAACTTGctgttactttttgaaatactcTCGTAATATTCTTATgttaattatattaaaatacttCTTTAATATTCTAGACTTGGAGTCTTTGGTTTCCTAGCTGCAGAACCACTCTCAAGATCAACGCATCCTCCTACATCTGGAAATTATGGACTGTCTGATATCATTGCTGCGCTTCATTGGGTTCATCTTAATATCGAAAATTTTGGTGGAAATAAAACGTCTGTGACCTTATGGGGTCACAGAGCAGGAGGAACTCTTGTTACGACGTTAGTTGGTACACGACGAGCAAAAGGACTATTTTCTAGAGTCTGGACATCCAGCGGTAGTGCAATATTCCCCGGAAGAGAATTGGCAGTTTCAGAAAAACTCAGCGAACAGTTTCTGAATTCCACAAGGTGTAGCGACGCTGCCTGTCTGCGAAGTAAAAGCGCTGAGGAATTAATGGATTCAGTTCCGGAGACTTGGCATTTAGGAAACGTTGGTCTTCCTGAGTCTAGGGAAGCGACATTGAAAAATAGACGACATGAATGGCTTGTTCTTGACGGCGCCATTCTTCAAGAGCCTGTAGGTGAAATTTGGGCAAAGGAAGAACTTCCCGTTAAAATTGTAATGGGTACAACGGCTCATGCTGGAACTCCTCTTAAATATCTTAACTCAAACACCACTCTTAATTCTACGCAagtcgaaaaaattgtaagagaATCTTTGTTGGGAACCACAGGCTTGGCTGATGAGGCTCTGAGGTTAGACTAAATTTTGATTTCTACATTTATTATAGATCATTCATCACTAgatgtaaaaatataaatatacaatgGTTTTTTGTCATTCATTTTCAGTCGTTACAACGCAACATTAAAAGGTTTACTGAGCATGATTTCGGACATTCGTGTAATATGTCCACTGCTGACGGTCGCTCGAATGAAAActaatattccattttatgtggCAACCCAACCTCGTGGTGAACTTGCAGATCCTGATAGCGATGCCGCAGCAATACTTGGATCATATGCTGCACGTACACCCGCAGAAAAAAGACATGTTTCCgcaatgcaacaacttttcaatcATTACGTTTGGCATGGTGATGTAGTTCAAGCTGATCCTAATGGTGTAAAACGGGTACTTGTTGTTGGACAAGACACTCTTTCTGAACGTGACTATCCAAATTGCGATTTTTGGATAGAGAAAGATGTCGTTCCGTCTTACGGTAGAGTCGACTGAGCTTTTTTTGGTTGTGAGTTTAATGAAGATTTCAGAATTTTAGCCGGGCTCGAGATATTACTTACAGAAACAATTTTGACTTTCGAACTTCTCAAACTTACTGAGCTGTTTCTGAGACACTTGAAAGGAAAACCATGAATTGAGAATGTTCATCATCAATTCGAACCAGTGAGAGAAGAACGGAAATCATTTATTATATACATTATTCGTTCCCGAAACAGAAAGATGTAATTTTAATCTtctatttgaagatttgagttGTCGCAGCTACTTTTTTCTACGTAATCAAACAAGGTTAAATGATTAAGATAGTCTCTTGTAGTTTTATTACGCAATGTAGTATAAAAGTGCTCATACATAAAGGTTTTGTAAAATAATCGTAAAGGTACACGAGATGTATGGTTACTTTTTCTGGTTAAATTAAGTAAATTTTGAAAGTAAAATGTATTTAAGTTTTTGAGGAAAGTCAAATGTAAGTTTTGACAATAACTGTTTTGAAGTAAAATGAGCAGTGAATTAACAAGAATATTGAaaacaattttataaatcttttgAGAGTAATCTAGTGGGTAATTGAAatagttatattttatgcaacgTATTTTATACTGTAACTATGTAATCAACATTTCGTGTtgcttttaaaaaaattgatattatttattgtaCGAAGTAACGATAGACAAAGTACTTTATACGCAAACTGCATATTTATAATGCGATTTTTACCATTGAAGGATTGCCCAATTTTGTACTTAAACATTTAATAAGCGAAGAATATCTgggcaaaaaaaaaaatatttattaatacaattttgagaaattactgtttaaataatataaaaagaaatgCCTTTTTCTGAGATTGTTATTTTGCATAGAACTAAAACTTAGTCATAAATTATCCAAACTTTTCGAGAATTAGGAAGCATAAGTGCGTTGAATTACTTCACTTTGATATATATCGTTTTATGCACAGAAAAGGAGAGATAAAATACTATCGTTTTTATCAAACTGCCAGCTGTTTATATATTATTGGAGTATCTTCATAGATGATACTCGTGAATGTTTGTctctgtacatatatcgtcatTGCTccctgttcttttaattttaaatatacgtAACAGTATTCCTGCTCGCGCAATCTTATAGAGCACGGAAGTCTAAAGGAGGCTTCTTATGGCACGTTATTTGGGAAGCTTGGCTCGGCTAATAATTAAGCGAACATGTTTGGGTAAGTAGAAACTTCTACGAGTCCGAATTTGCGAGTTGTATCTTTCCTTGGCTTGCTGAGTCTCGAATTTTGCAATAAGTTTGCCCAAGTTTCCACCCGCCGAGCCAGACAAGCTCGCCGAATCACGCACCGTGGGAAGCTTCCtttagatttgatttttgatatTGTAAGACTGATTTTACATTTTGACATTCCATCTATATATGACTGTCTTTTATGTAAGTTTTATCTGAATAGCTCTGTAACGCAAAACCTTCCTTGTACATAAACAGTTCTGCTATATTACAGAACTAAAAAATGTTCAAGGAATATTTCATTAACTTCATTACTACAATACTATGCATATCTGTTAAAAATTCGTGATCATATCTATATTGTCGTaacattaaaaaatgtattgtAATTCGTATATTCGGATCTCAGAACCAAAATGTATTAAACcacacagaaaacaagtggacttaatGCACTCTGACTCTGAGGTCCAGATGTATCTATTTCTTTCAGTTTTAAAATTTTCTAGACTAGAAATTTCGTTTCTATATTTCTACAATCCATCATAAAACAATAATAAAGAATATATACATTCTTATTTATTTCTTCACAAACAGCACTTCCAAAAGTTTTGTATTAATTAATACAATCATTTTTAATTTACTATTAAAATGTTTTGTGTATTTGgtatttaaaacaaaataaaataatgttCACATTTTTAAGATAAAAAATGAAAGACTTATTTACTGCAAAAGAAAACGCAacaagtatttttattatagttattaacatatataatttttattaaataaatttttacccTTTTTCTTCTGTTGATATAAGAAAATCAATTCAAATATTGATGAGTACTTTATCATCGTCGAATATATCTAATCGTAAATGTATAATTACCTACAAAAAAAGGAAAATTAAATTAGTATATTTCAAAAGGAATTTATTATCGAATAGAATATTAAATCTTGTTATGTAAGTAGGGATGAAATTTAAcaacatttacatcgtatttcctAAAATTGATATAAAAGAGATAAAACAGtagaattaaattaatttaaaattattttaaattttaatttgatttaatttaaatttataacttttatgtttattatattctcACGATTTATGACTATAAAATGTTTGTCTCGTTCAAAATGAATTTGaaagaatataaaataataatttaaaaaattattacataGCAATGAGTTTATAGTAAGaaaatattgtacatatattttgaatattacatACAGCTTTAATATCAGTAAGAATTTCTGTATAAATTTTGTAGTATTACATTTTGCTTTTATTCCTTTATGGTCAAttagaaagaagaaaaataattactttcataatttATACTAATAGATCAAAGTCATACTAGAAGAAATTTTTCTTTCGGTTGCAATATTAATCTAAGCTTATTTTTGTGTATGCATTATTTCACTATTTCGTTGTTGAATCGAGATGTTTTGAGTACCACTGACGAAGAACGTGATTGATTAATCGTTTTTATGTATAGACGCAGTTGAGGATCACTGTATGGAATTCCTGACTACGCGGTCCACAATCTTACATTTTAGAGTTAGTGGAACAACGATAAGTACGACGTTGTATAGTGTTGTATAGCTGTCCCTTGATCAACAGGTAGCCCGCGTGCGGAATTCATTTTAAGTCGAACAAATCGTGTTCTGTTACGTGTACTCGCGAAAAATGCATTGAAACAGGCAGAAAAGAATACTAAGCATAGCCAACCGGtgaaaaaaattctatttttgaAAACGCCTGCAGAGTATACAAATAAATTCCTTGCATTCCAGCGTTGGTCCAGGCTCTCGTGAGGTCAGTATCTAGATGAGAATGTTACTTTTGTGATTACTCATTCGGTGACATCTCAGGAATGTGGTGAGCAAATTTACTTCTTCGTATGCCTCgcaatttttcctttctttcaTCATTGTGCTTTTATAATGTTAAGCGTTTTTGCAAACCACGACCATTGTCAATTTTTGTTTTCCTATTTCCCGTTAAGCGCCGATACCTTTCAACTGACATCCCATTCCGTTCCGTAAAAAATGAACCATTATTTTAGGATTTATAAGTCTTGCTTTTGATTTACCTCGAGAATATTGCATCGTTTGCTTCATTTTAGTTTCACttaaaaattttcgaatattcccgTGTAACAAACGTCACAGTAAGAAAAAAATTTTGATACGCGAAGAGACGAATTAAAATTGGTTTGGTTTGAATTCGTATCTATCGATTGCAATCACCTGTTAATTAAATGCTAACTTCACGAGAAATTTAAAAATGGTTGTAGAATAAGCGAATGGCATTTTGTcatgtatgaaataaaaaatatatacttgatttaatgtattttacaaTGTGTCATTATTGAAATGCGAacttttttttgcaattatgattatgaaattaaaatatatcaCATTCCTGAACTGTCTAATTTATTACAACCTTTCAAAATTTAGTTTAATGAATACAATACTATAATATACTCGTGGGTAATATTTGCATATGTAGTAAAGTACAATGTATTGTATACTAAaagaaatacaactgcatttaaaAAGATTTCTTTTCTTACCTATATTACatgtaattattaatattaatattttgagaACTTCACTTTCTTTTTTGTTAACAATATTCTTAAAGTGAGTTcaataatgaaattatttttgatTTTACAGAAAACGTTTCACATTGTAGAATGTGTGGCATAGGTTGACAGAAAGTCAAGGTGTTGGATAATCCAAATGGATAACAAAAGCCCATTATGGCCCAACATCTACAGACACAGCATCAGCACGAATTTTTACCATTGTGCGATGTTCTATTTAACATAATTTCTCTTGCATCATATTTTTGTGACGTTGTTTTTGACTTTGCAATGGTATATGCTCTTGCTCATCATTCTGCAGCTTCTCCTATTCTTTTTCCTTTAAGTATCATTCTCATAATAACTTCGCTAGTTATTTCTCAGGTCAGTTTtcaatttatattaaatatttatgtttgcttACAATATTATTAATGCATTCCTCTGTTTTATTAATTTCAGATCATTAGTGTACGATGGTATTTATGGGGTGCCAGGGGCAAATTAACTGGTAAGAATATAAATGAGAAAAAAGAAAATGGTAACTGGACCATTTGGTGTGTACTGTTACTTCATTCTACTCAAGTTGGAGTACTTTGGAGATATTTCAAGCTATTTATTCCAGTTAATTTAACTTATGTTAAACATGAGGTAagttttcattttcaattttatgaaAGAAACACAATTTCTTATGTCATTGGATTTTTAATTTGTATACGATGTGTGACTTTTAATGTTATCAGGTGAGGGAACTTTGTGTATTACGTCTTGTTCATGCATTCTGTGAAGCTGCTCCAATGTTGCTGCTGCAATTGTATCTCTTGTCAGTTGGAATTAATAGTGAGTCAAACACAGACAttgaaaaggaaaaagaaagtgAAAGTAGGGATAGCGACAAATTAGCAAAATTAACTGCTGTATCTGCTGGACTCTCTTTGTGGAGTGTTTGTTGGGCAGTGGCTAGTTTTAGTAAAGGCGCAGCACGTCTTCGTAATTTAGAACGTTTAGTGTTAACATGGCTAGGTGTGCTGGCACAACTAGCATGGCGGTTAGGAACTGTAAGTGCTAGAGTAGGAGTGTTGGTAgcttacgcttcactctatggtggtcAGTGGTTGTTAATAGTCATGGCCCTTCACTGGCTATCAATGTTGATGTGGTTGCTGCTTACACCAGATGGTCTTTTTCATGGTGGTGAACATTTGCCTGTATTAAGAAAAACATTTTTGGCTTCACTTCTTGCATTTGTTTATATATTTGCATATGTAAATTTACATGAAACAAATCATCGTCAAAAAATGGTAAGTATTCGAAATTTAATGTTTTTTTAGCAATATTGTTcttgtgaataattgcaatgtatCTGCATAGGTAATATTTTATACAGTAATGTTTTTGGAAAACAGTCTGTTGATTGGTGTATGGATAGTGGGCGTTAACAGAAGTGATCTTCTTCCACACCAACATCATCCAAACCCTGTAACTTTAGTACTTACGCTCTTAGCTTTATTTTTTGGTGGTATGTTTTTCATGGGTCTTTATTACAGGTAATTACAGAATTCATATCTTTAACTAATTCATTTTATGAAACAtatattcaaataatttcatatgTGTAATCTTAGGTTTTTTCATGtaagaagattgaggtatgaagctgGTGGTCGAATGACAGCCTCAAATCTTACAACACTGCCAAATCAGGTATGAAAGTAAGGAAATAAAAAGAACTAGGAATGTAATAAATTTTACATTTAAAATATAATGTTTACAGGATAATTTAGAAGAAAAACAAATAGAATACACAGAAGACAAGAAAGTAAATGTGAGTGTGGGAATGAGGAGGGTTAAATTGAGTAACAGTGGAATACCGGGAGTATTTAACTGTCGTTTTGCTAATCCTACTGTAGTAAATCCAAatcgaaaaaaaaagaaaccaaCTACATTTGTGCCCCCTCCACCACCTCAATCTCAAACAGGCACTGTGACAGCTATTAACACAGTAGGAGATGCAAAACTGTGGCTGGGTATGAATAATAGTTCACGTCAGTTAATTCCATTCTGGAAGAAAGCTGTAACTTCTTCCAGTGCGATACAGGTAGTAAATTAGTTTTTaccttaaatttgtatatttattgaaacTTTCTTTATCTTATACTAGTTAATTTATGATTTTGAGGTAGAATGGTCACTTGAACGAGCAAAAGTTGAAAACAGATACTGGAAGTGGCGGTAGTTCGTTAAGTGTTAATTTGATAAGAGAAAAACTTCAAGAAAAAAAGCAACAGCAATTGCGAGAATTACGAGCCATACAAGAAGAAATAAAAGAAGGAAAATTATTCCCTCCACCTTCAGCTTCAGCATCATCGTTCTCATCATCGCTTGTATCAAACCAACAACCACCACCTAATACGAAATTGCATACTTCGCCTAGTTCTCCTTTATTTACATCTGCTCCGTCAGTAGTCGATCAAAATGGTGGAGTTACCTTATCTTCATGGCCACCAGTAAAAATGCATTGTCTTTTACCTCCACCACCATCTTCTTCATACTATCCAAACGTTCATCCTTCGAATTCATGGAGGACTACGCTAAGGGAACGAGCAGATACACCAGAAATTTTACTTGCACCACGGTGTCTTCCTCATCATTATTCCCATTGGGCGCCATCTTCCCACGTTAACCATAGGTAACTATACATCCAAAATACTTATTTAagtatttattataattgaatGACAAGGTAAATAATGAAAGAAGAATACATAATAGATTGCGTTCAAGTCAAAACGGAGGAGAGGACAGTTCCAAAGGCGAGGGAGAAGTAGAAGGTGAAATTAGCGATATGGAAGGCAGTCAAGTATCATTGCCTCGAAGTTACACACTGCCTCGTGAATTTAAGTATAATCATCCAAACAATACTGCCAGAGAACGGGAGCGACGTGCAGGAAACAACAAAGTGTCAGCCTCACGTTTTTATTTGCCCTCTACCAATAGTTCTGATGGTAGGTatactttgaaatatttttattcttatcgATATAGAATAGTGAGTTCAAAAAATAAGTAGTAgtaaatatattatatgtaaTTTGATAAAAAGAATTATCAATCTATTTATCCTGCATTAATTTAAAGGACTCCTCAAAGAAAATTAATCGTATTTTTTAAAAGTTATTCttaaaaattatgttttaaaATCAATGTTATCCTATGTAATTTTAAACATTACAAAATATGTTTCATTTGTATATTCATCTGCTCAGGAGATGTAGATAGCGCGGATAACGAAGATGAAACGGATTCTGAAGTACATTTTCGTATGAAGAACAATCACAGACCTAATGAACATGGCGAAACGCAGCAACAACTACAACAACCACAATACACATTTGAAGACAGTAATAAAAACGAATTTTTACATACTAATATGGATTCTACAGCAGCCGCTATAATTTCAGGAAATTCTTACTTAAATAATTCTCAAGGCTTGCTACGTCCAAATCAGTTATTCAGAAATAGGGTTAAACACGAAACAAAACTTTGAGGATTCTGTTTTTAATAGCATGTCTTCAGAGATTGTATAGTAGTTAATTGAAGACTCGAAACAAAAAAGACTGTACAAGtactatttttataaaataatttcactTTTTATTTACATATATGAAGTGCCTTATAACATACTATGTCCAAATTGATATTCCTAAGATAGGAAGCAAAAATGGACACGGATCTTTGAATTTTGACAAAGTATTTGTCGTAATTTGGTATCATGATACTTGTTCCTTGTGATTATAAAAATGCTCTTCTATGTACAAACTTAAGATGTGTCAGATAACCGTGTATGTGTTTATTTAAGTGATCAGATTTTAGAAATTAGTTACAGTAATGTCTCGATCGAGTACCGCAGTTCAGGTCTGGGGCCTCGATCGTGACTGGTAAGCC contains:
- the LOC143182954 gene encoding uncharacterized protein LOC143182954; the protein is MAQHLQTQHQHEFLPLCDVLFNIISLASYFCDVVFDFAMVYALAHHSAASPILFPLSIILIITSLVISQIISVRWYLWGARGKLTGKNINEKKENGNWTIWCVLLLHSTQVGVLWRYFKLFIPVNLTYVKHEVRELCVLRLVHAFCEAAPMLLLQLYLLSVGINSESNTDIEKEKESESRDSDKLAKLTAVSAGLSLWSVCWAVASFSKGAARLRNLERLVLTWLGVLAQLAWRLGTVSARVGVLVAYASLYGGQWLLIVMALHWLSMLMWLLLTPDGLFHGGEHLPVLRKTFLASLLAFVYIFAYVNLHETNHRQKMVIFYTVMFLENSLLIGVWIVGVNRSDLLPHQHHPNPVTLVLTLLALFFGGMFFMGLYYRFFHVRRLRYEAGGRMTASNLTTLPNQDNLEEKQIEYTEDKKVNVSVGMRRVKLSNSGIPGVFNCRFANPTVVNPNRKKKKPTTFVPPPPPQSQTGTVTAINTVGDAKLWLGMNNSSRQLIPFWKKAVTSSSAIQNGHLNEQKLKTDTGSGGSSLSVNLIREKLQEKKQQQLRELRAIQEEIKEGKLFPPPSASASSFSSSLVSNQQPPPNTKLHTSPSSPLFTSAPSVVDQNGGVTLSSWPPVKMHCLLPPPPSSSYYPNVHPSNSWRTTLRERADTPEILLAPRCLPHHYSHWAPSSHVNHRLRSSQNGGEDSSKGEGEVEGEISDMEGSQVSLPRSYTLPREFKYNHPNNTARERERRAGNNKVSASRFYLPSTNSSDGDVDSADNEDETDSEVHFRMKNNHRPNEHGETQQQLQQPQYTFEDSNKNEFLHTNMDSTAAAIISGNSYLNNSQGLLRPNQLFRNRVKHETKL